TCTGGGCAGGGATTGCCCCGTCAACAAAGCTGAAATAGTCGTTCGGGTCTGCATTGTATGCGACAGGGTCTTCCGTGCATACGTCGAGCAGGTAAGTTCCGTCCCAGTTTGCAGCGTCGCTGTCCATCTTCCAGTGGGCGAGCATCCTCTTGATATTGAGCGTTTTGCTTATCTGTGAGAATCCTGTTATTGAGCAGGTGTATTCGCCTGAGTCGGCAAGAGAAACATCTTCAACTGTTATAGAAGTGGTGTATGTGCCGTCCTGATTGTCTGTAAAGGTATGTTCGGAAATCGGAATACCGCCAAAGCTCCAGTTTATATCAGAAGCCAGCACAGAAGATGCGCTTTCTATAACTGCCGAGACAGTAACATCATCACCCGGTTCAGGGAAATCTGGGCTTGAAGATATAGATTCAAATACCGGCTCATCGCTCATAGTAACAAAGCTCCACTTTTCGCTCGGGATGTAAGCCTCCGGTACAGAAGCATTCTGAAGCTCGTTTACCCCGTCGCCTATATCAGGGATCGGGTCAACGGCGGTATCGAGAACCTCAACAACCTGCCACTGGTATTCAGTGTCGTATCCCAGGCCGGTAACCTGATAGGTGCTTTCAGCTACCTGTCCAGGGTCCGCACCGACAGCGCCTACAAAATTCGGCTCTGCGCCCGGGGCGTTTGATACATAAACGTACTGATCAGCAATTGCCGGATTTACATCATTGGCTGAGCCCGGATTCATATAATCCTTGCCCGCCATCCAGCTCAGGTCAACATCAATTCCGCTAACGCCCGGCTGCTGCTGAAATGATGCCCCGTAGGCAGCGCCTGAGAAGCCTAATGATATGTTATCAGCCCAGGCAACACCGTTGAGTGCATCTAATCTAAGAGTAAGATTGCCGCCTTCATATTCCTGCGGGAACTGAGATGTATCGATGAGATAGGAAAAGGTCTGATTTTCTTTCCAGTCAGGAGCAGAAGATACGCCCTGCTCTCTTGTACCGTCAACATTGACCGTCTCGCTCCATAAAATCCCGTCGCCAGTTACATCATCGTAGTTTTCTGTATCTACGATAAGAACTTCAAACTCGTCAACTTTGCCCTCGTCAGATCTCCAATGAGCCTCGTGGCCGTTGAGAGTTAATACCAAAAGATCTCCAGCCTGCCAAGGAGCGCCGGTGGGTTGGGATAAATGAAAATTCGGCTTGAGCCTCAATACCTGATTATCCGGCTCTGCACCCGGAATCCTGTCGTTGCCGAGCTTGGAATCAAGCGGGCCGTTCGCATTCTTTTCTTCCCAGCCGACAATATCCACCCAAACGCCTGTTCCGGTAACTGCCGGTTCCTCAAAACCGCCGTGAGTGATCACCTCATTTATGCCCGCAAAGGCAAAAGCTGCCGCCGGCAAAGCAGCTAACGCTAAAACTAATAACAATTTTCTCATAATTAAACCTCGTTAAAGAATAAAATTTTACAACCAAGCGATAACCTCTCGCAGGGTATTCTAATAGGTTAATGTTTCTGAAAGTCTGGCTTTTGACAACTTTTTCACAAAAAAAGCTTTAAATCGGCTTCTAAATATGATAGAGTTAAAGTTGGTATTCTTAATAATTAACTAAGGAGTTTCTAAAATGAAAAGCATTATGTTTAAGGTTTGGAGTTTGGTTTTTGCTGCTGCCTGCTCTGTGTCTTTCGCTGCATATCAGCAGATAGATTTAGACCAGTTCGCCAATGGACAGGAACTTACAAACCAGATTTCAGGCATCACTTTCTCCGCTGATAATACCGGCGGCGGCCCTGATTCTGTGGCCATCTTTGACACAACACTTACAGACACTGCCGACCCAGATCTGGAAGGCCCTCCAAATACCAACTGGCAGGGAGGAAACTTATCCGATCCCCAGACAGGCGTTGGCAACATCATCATCATTCAGGAGAACACAACAGGCTATGACCCTCCAGGAGACACGATTTTTGACACTCCCGACGATGAAGGCGGCGGAGGCTCCATATTTATAGATTACGGCAGCACACTGATGAAGGGCTTCAAATTCGCATTTGCAGATTCGGAGGAATACAGCTCGGGCGACAGCGTTTGCGTAGGAATTTCCTTCTACAGGGATTCTTTTGATGAAACTGACCTCGTTGCAAAGGTTCCATTGGCAGATTACCTGGAAGCAGGAAACTACTTCAAAACAACATACAACTCAGATGGTTCAATCGAATTCGAAGACCACTATGCGAATGATTTTGAAATAACCAGCGGAGACCTTGAAGCCGCTTTCCAAGGTGTTGCAGACGGAACATTCAACAAGATTAAGATTTGTCTGGACAATTCCTCAGGCGGTTTTGGACTGTTAGAATATGAGCAGGTTCCAGAGCCTCTAACGCTTGCTCTTCTCGGCGGCGGTTTTATACTCGCGAGAAAACGCAGAGCCTGATTGCATAAAGTGCAAATCCATCTGATTACGAAAAGTTAGAAATAACGATTAACTTAAGCGGAGTTTCGCCACAGCAAAACTCTTCTACCCGCTCGTGGGCTCAAAGCAGTAATTAAATATAATATATCAAACTCCCTCTCCGCTGTCTCCGATTCCTCCCCGCCTCCGGCGGACAGGCTCGGTTTAACTCTCTTTTACATCAGAGAAAACATTTTCATAAATGAGGGGAAAGCTCTCTGCCGGCAAGTACGCTGCCACCGCAATACATAGTTTTTCTCTGATGCGGAAAATGTTTTTTTGACACGGAGATAACGGAGGAAGCGGAGGGGATATTTTTTTAACCACTAATCAGCACTAATTTTTCACTAATGATTTAAGATAAGTTTTTTTTGATGGAGAAAGCCAATTTAAAATTAATATGAAATCTTTATCTCATCCTGTAAATCTTGTTAATCCTGTCTAATTTATCACATCCTCTCCGTTATCTCCGCTTACTCCCCGCCTCCGGCGGACAGGCTCGGTTTAACTCTCTTTTACAACTCGCCACGCATCAATAAATAGGTAACTGTCCCTATTTAAACTTGCTGGACTTCTGGAGGTTAATCGAACGGGCAGAGGCAAATCTAACACATATAAAACCGGTACAAAAATGAGACCGGTTCAAAAACCAGACTGGTCTAAAAACTGTACCGGTAGTGGTCTAAAAAATAGACCGGTTCAAAAACCAGACTGGTCTAAAAACTGTACCGGCAGTGGTCTAAAAATGAGACCGGTTCAAAAACCAGACTGGTCTAAAAACTGCACCAGTAGTGGTCTAAAAATAGACCGGTTCAAACTTCGGACTGGTCTAGAAACTGCACCGGCAGTGGTCTAAAAATTAGACCGAAACCGGTTCAAAAATTAGACCATAAAAGAATAAGAAAAGAAAAGAGTAATGTGGACGAGCCTTCCGGATATGCTTTTGTGCTGAAGGGAGGGAAAGATTACTCACTACCAAAAGCCAAACTCGAAGAGCATCAAAAAACGTTCACAGCAGTGCGGGAGAAACTCCCACACTTCCAACGTCTGACTGTGGGAAAAACTTCCAAGGCAGTGTGGGAAAAACGTACACAGCAATGTGGGAGAAACTCCTACACCCCCAGCGTCTGACTGTGGGAAAAACTTCCAAGGGGTGTGGGAAAAACGTACACAAAAGTGTGGGAGAAATTCCCACGTAAAAGAAAAGAACTATTAAAAGAGTAATGTGGACGAGCCTTCCGGATATGCTTTTGTGTTGAAGAGCGGGAAAGATTACTCACTACCAAAAGCCAAACTCGAAGAGTATCAAAACACTTTCACAACTGTGGATACATATAATCCACAGATTACGCAGAGGTTTTTTAAATATAATATATTAACATCCTCTCCGTTATCTCCGCTTCCGGCGGACTCCACGCACGGCTCTGATTGTCGTTAGTAATACGCAGCAACTTAACAAAACGAGATATTTAAACCGAGCCACGCATGAAGACCCGCCGCAGGCGGGACGAAATAAGTGGACAGCAGTACGGAGAGAAAAGATATATATTAACCACAGAGGCACACAGAGTGACTGTGTTAAAAGTCAAGTATTTAAATAGATTTTTCTTGGGGCTCTGCCCCAAACCCCGCCTCTCCTCTTAACAATTTATTTTGCCAAAAGGTTTCGTTTTGCAGCATTGTATTCATGATACACACAAGTTTTCTCATCGTTGCGGTAAGGGCAACCTTCTTGGGTTTTCCCTTTTCAACAAGTCTTTCATAGAAACATTTCAATGCCGGATTGAACCTTACGATTGTTAAAGCCGGCATAAAAAGTTTATCCCTGACACCTTTTCTGCCGCCTCCCGTAGCTCTTTTGCCCCTCATTTTACCGCTGTCTCTATTGATTGGAGCAACCCCTACAAGCATGGCGATCTGCCTGCGATTAAGCGTTCCCAGCTCGGGCATAGCTGCAACAAGCATTGATGCAGTTTTCTCGCCTACACCCGGTATGCTGGTAAGTATTTCAGCTTTCTTCTTTAACCTTGGCACCTTTTCAATCAGCTCTGAGATAGTCTTGTCGAGGTCATTAATTTGCCTTTCAAGAAAATCAATTGTTGATTTAATACTGTTCAAAGTTGTCTTCTCAAACGCCTTATCTAATCTGTTTTTCTCTGCTGTACGCATCTTAACGAGCTGCTCTCTTCGAACTGTAAGTTCTTTTATTTCACGTCTTTGCTCGTCAATTTGAGAATTCTGCCTTGGTTTAACGGCTTCTGCAAATAGAGATATTTTTCTGGCACAAATCTTATCTGTTTTGGCTAAGATACCTAAAGATTTTGCAAACTCTTTAACCCTGCCTGGATTCACAATTGAAACAGGTAATCCTTTGGCCATAAGCACAGAAGCCATCTTAAACTCATAGCCGCCAGTTGCCTCCATAACAACAAGTTCTGGTTCTTGTTTTTGGCAGTATTCAGCCAACTTATCAATGTCTGAAGCATCACTACTGTAAGAAGTGTACTCTTTAGTAGTTTTACAATAAACATCAAAACGATCTTTTGAAACATCAATGCCAATAATGTTTTTCATAATTTATCCTTTCTTGCAATTCGGGCTCATTATATAATGTCCCATGCGACTGTTCGGATTTTAACGAAGATAGCAGCGGCGGATCACACTCCGTACGGGCTTATATATCCCAAAGCACAAATCGAACTCACCGCTGCTGTTTCTTGGTGCGGCAGCTGCCGCACCAAGAAACCCGAACCATAGAACTTAAGCTTATTATAGCATCAAATAACATAAAGTTAATCATACAAGTTAATCATACAAGGGGCACAGAGGGGAGATATTTTTTTTACCACTAATCAGCACTGATTTTTCACTAATGATTCTGCTACTCGCAATCCGCCGCAGGCGGACTTGCAGCTTGCTAAAAGCCACTTACCACTCCTGTGCTCTGTGGATTAGATTTGGCTCATTATCTTCTTCTAATCAGGCCAGCTCCGCCTAAGAAGAGCAGGCTGAATGTTGCAGGCTCGGGAACGAAAAGTACGCCGTCTTCAACCTTGTAATCTGCGTTCTCTGTAAGACTTGAGTAATCCGCATACGAACCGTCATTCCAAATTTTCAGATCATAGCTGCCACCGCCAGTAAAGCCGTTTGCAAGAAAATCGGAGATCGTTTGTGTGGATGAAGCCGAGCCAAGTTCAAGTGAGCCTTTTAGGCCTATGTTTATATTAATTACTGCCGAAGAATTAACAAATATCTCATTGGCATACATGCTGCCATCTTCAACATTGAGAGCGGCGGAATTGTATCGAATATCTATCAATCCTTGAGCTGAGGCAGTGCCGCCTCCGGTTACTGTAAGAGAGCTGTTATCAGCATCGCTGCTGTATTTATTCAGATAAAGATAACTATCAATTTCAAATGTTGCATTGTCAACTACCACTGTTCCCTGATTTGAATTTCCTATAATGGTACTGGTTAGGCTCGTATAAGCTGCTCCGTCCAGAACGTTAAGCGTACCCTTCCCTAACCCACCTATTGCGTCATCATTGTAACCGGAATTCCATTCTGTACCTTGGCCGGATAATGTCAGTGTACCTTCATTATCAGAGTCGTAGCCGATATATAAACCTTCAACATCAACGCTGGAACCGCTGTCTATGGTGGCAGAAGAAGTGCCCGAAAAACCATAATAGCCGATATACACTGAACCACTCGAATTGATGTTCTCCCAGTCGATCTGCCCGCTGCTCCCGTCAATGCTTTGTGATACCCCGCCGGTATCTGAATAGCCCGCAAAACACGCACTTGCGGCTGTTAGCAATGCAAGAATTACTGCTGGTAACAATCTGCCATACATAATTAAAAACCTTTCAGTTAAATTGAATATTTCTGTATTAAATGTTTTTTTGAAATTCAATCCGTTCTTAGCCCCTCAAGGTTTATTCCTGCGGGATTTTCAGCTTTACAGTAAACCAGAAAACCGAGCCCTTGCCCTCTTCGCTTTCAGCTTCGATTTGTCCTCCCATGAGCTCAACAAGCTCTTTGGAAAGGGCGAGGCCGAGGCCAGTGCCTTCGTATTTCCTTGAATCAGACGCATCTGCCTGAGTGAATTTATCGAAAAGCTCTTCAAGCCTGCCTTTCGGTATTCCGATTCCCGTATCCTCAACAGTAAATTTCACTCTGGCCTGATGACCGTTTATCTCTTCAAGGGCGGCCTTGATTTTCACCCCTCCCTCATGCGTGAATTTCACGGCATTGCCGGTTAAGTTCGCCAGCACCTGCCTGAGCAGCTGAGTATCTCCGAGCATCTTATCAGGGAGCTGTTCATCAATCGACATATCAGCAGAAATCTGCTTCTGCCAGGCTCTTTCCGCTGCCATCTCATATATTCCGCCCATAAACTCCCGAAGGCTGAATTCATTTTCCTGAACCTCCAGCCCCTTGGCCTCCGCCTTGGAGTATTCCAGGATGTCGTTAATCAGGTTAGTGAGCTTCCGGCCTGATTTCACAATAAGCTGCACACCCTCGCGTTTTTTCTCGTCGAGCTGGTCGTCATCGATTACCTGCCCCATACCGATAATTGCATTCAGAGGGGTTCTCAGCTCGTGGCTCATAGATGCGAGGAATCGGGCTTTAGCTACATTCGCCGCTTCTGCGGCAATAGTAAGCCGGTTTGCACTTTCCACCTGCTGCCCCAGCACTTCGTTGAGCTTTTCGGAATGCCGCAAAGAGTCCTTGAGCTTTTGCTCGATTTTCGTTCTGTTAACCGCTGCCCCGAAAGACCCTGCCAGCGAAGAAAGTATTGACCGCTCTGCCTCGCTCCACTCCTGCTCAAAGCGGCAGTTGTCGAATCCAACAAACCCCCAAAATTCATTTTTAATCTTTATCGGCACAACAATCAGAGAAATAATTTTCTGAGGACGAAGCAATTCCTGCTCATTTACAGGGAAATCCTTAACGTTTCCGGCAATAATCCTGCCTTGCGTTAAATTCTCATACCAGCGGGGGATATTTTCTTCTAAAGGTATGTTCTGCAAATCCGGATTCGATAACTGGGAGCCCACTTCGGCTTTCGTCCATTCATATCGCTGGCTTGTTAGCATTTTTCCCGTTTCGCTGTCTTTATGGCATTCGAATATGTATGTTCTGTCCTGATTGGCCGCCTTGCCGATTAACTCCAGAGCTTTCGGAGCAGCCTTATCCAGCTCGTTTTCTTCAAGCAGCAAAACTGTTGATGACTCCGCAGCGCTGAGAAGATAGGCCTGATTCTTGAGTGCGAGCCTGGAATTCATGCTCTCTGTTATATCTTTGTCAGTGCCCCTGTATCCCAAAAGCTCGCCGGAATCGGAAAGAACGGGAAACCCGCTGGTTGAAAGCCAGATCTCCTGCCCGTTTTTGGTAATCGTTTTATCTTGGAAATCCCGGAAGCTTTCCTTCTTTCTTATAATTTCAAACGCACTTGACATAAGCCTTGCTTTTTCATCTTCCGGCCAGAGATCGTAAAAATGCTTTTTACCTACCAATTCCTCCGGTGCATACCCGATAACTTCTTTCGATATATCGCTTACAAAAGTGTAAAGGCCTTCAGGATCAATCTCCCATGCAAAGGTTTTGCTGTGCATTGAGAGCTGACGGTATCTTTCATTGTTCAGCTCAATCTGCTTTTCGTATTCTTTGAGCTCGGTTATATCCTCAAGCCTTTGGAGAATCTTTTCTATTTCTCCAGAACTATTTAAAATTGGTACGCTTGCCTCTGAAACCCAAACGTTCAAGGGGGCAATATAACGCACTGCCGAGACAGGTTTCTTTTTTTCCACAGCTTCGTGGAATGCGCACTGGCCGCAGGGCTCATCCCTGCAGAGAAGGCTGAAGCACTTCTTCCCGATTGTTTCTTCGGCATTCCGGCCGACTATTTTCGCCGCTGCTTTATTGCAGTATTCGATTGTCATATCAGGCTTTATCAGGGCTACCATATCCGGCAAACCGTCCATAACAGTTTTGAGCTGATTGTATTTTGCCTCTTCAACTTTCGCCTTTTCCCTTTTAAGGAGCTTAAGAATCAGGACTAAAATGACCAGAGCCTGAGCAGCTATAACAGCCATTACAAGAATAATCTTGCCCTTGTGCCTTTCAGCCCAGTTGTAAGGCTTGTTTATGATCTGATAATTTTCTAAGGCGGGCGAATCTTCAAACCCGAATCTCTCAAGGGCAGCGTAGTCCAAGATCACTTCTTCGCTCTCCCGCACCACTGGAATCTCCGAAGGGGCTTTTCCCGAGAGCACTTTCAAAGCCAGCTCGCCTGCCAGCTTCCCCTCGCCTGAGCCGCTGCCTACCTTCCCGCCGACAACTCCCGAGCCGATATTCACCTTGTTCATGCAGAAGATCGGGGCAGGAGAGGCCTCTGCCAGAATCCCCGCAGATTCCTTGTATGTGTAGTATTCCCCGTCCGGCGTGCGGTTTACGAGAGTGAGAAGAGCCGCATCTGTTTCGGGGCTCAGAGCGGAGAGCTCTTTTGTGAATTCATCCATATTAAGGCCGGTAAGGTATCTGATTTCGACATCTCTAACCTTCCCGTTCAGGGCTTTATGAACGTTGTTTACAGCTCCAATGCCGGTTTTTGTCCCATCACCTACCACTGCCACGCTCTTAAGATTAGGATTGAGCTTCTTTATCAGCTCGATGGAAGCGAGAGGATCGTTTATATCATCCACGCCGGTGTACCAGTCGGGATTATCAAGCATATCTTCTGAGTAGTCATTGATGCCGCAGAAGACGATTGGGGTTTGCGGGAAGAGCTCTTTTCTGCGGCGGACGGTAAATTCGAGGGCATTATTGTCTGCCGCTATAACCAGATCGAGCTTTCTGCTCTTAAATTTTTCCCTGAACAGAGCGATGAAGGCCTGCTCTGTCTCTGGGAGCGGATGCCTTTTTGCATCAAGGTATTCGATGTGAAGCTTTATCTGCGGGTATTCCCTGAACTGCTCCTCCACAGCCTCAGTGATTCGGTCTTCCCAGAGGTTGCCCTTATGATAGGAATTGAGCATTAATACGTTGGATTTCGGGATTTGGTAGCTGCCGGCATTTTCTGAATTTGAAATTGCGGACGTGCTGAAGCATAGAATTGCAATTAAAACCACCAATCTGCGGCAGTCTAATGGGAAACAACTGTTATCCTGACTGCAGTATTTCATAAATTTTCAGTACCCACGCTTAGACAGAAATACAAAACAAAGACTCGCAAGAAAACGCTTCGTGCTTTTATATAGAAACAAGTATAGCTCCGATATTAACAAGTAATTTAACTTAATTCAAGTTAGATTTGAAAAAACTTTGTTTTTTGCTTGTTTTTTTCAGGATTTATCAGGAAGGACATCGTGGACAAGACCCGCAGAGAGGGCTCAGTGAGGGAAGGCTTTACAAAAAAAAACAGCAGGCTGACTCAGAAAAATCAAATTAAATCCGTGCAGCCTGTGGCAGAGCTGCAAGTCCGCCTGCGGCGGATGGCGAGTGGCAAAATCATTAGTGAAAAATTAGCGTTGATTAGCGGTTAAAAAAATATCTCCCCTCTGTGCCCCTCTGTGTGCCTCTGTGGTTAATATATATCTTTTCTCTCCGTACTGCTGTCCACTTATTTTCCGCCTTCGGCGGACAGGCTCTCCGCCTGCGGCGGGTCTTCATGCGTGGCTCGGTTTAAATATCTCGTTTTGTGAAGTCGCTGCGATATACTAACGACATTCAGAGCCGCACGTGGAGTCCGCCGGAGGCGGACGAAACAAGCGGATAGATTCGTGGCTCGTGGCAAAATCATTAGTGAAAAATTAGCGCAGATTAGCGGCTGACTATCATATTCAAAAATCCTGTCAAAAATATTGCCGCACAGGTTCGGGCGGCTTGAATAGATAAAATGAACAATCAGTCAGGGCTGGGTGTACAGTTTTTAAAAAGATAATTGTTATTGAAAGGGTAATGAAATGAGAAAAAAGATTTTATTTGTACTTCCGGCTTTGGCGGCGGCGCTTATGTTTTATTCTCCGGCAGGTGCGCACTGCCAGATTCCCTGCGGGATCTACGACGATGATATGCGTATGAAAATGATGGCTGAGCATATCACTACAATCGAAAAATCAATGCGGCTGATTAAAGAGCTCTCTGAGGAAGAGGAAAAAGACTACAATCAGATTGTAAGGTGGGTGAATAACAAGGAAGAACACGCCCAGCAGCTCTCGGATATTATCACCTACTACTATATGGCGCAGCGCATCAAGCCCGCTGAAGAGAGCGACAAGAAGGCCTTTGAGAAATACCAGACCCAGCTTACCCTGCTTCACAAGATGCTGGTTGAGACGATGAAAACCAAGCAGACTACAGACTTCAAGCATATTGAAAACTTAAGAGAGCTGCTTCACGAATTCGGCCACGCCTACGGCGGACACGAGCACTGACAGACTTAGCCCCGATTCAAAGCGAGCTTCAGAAGATTATTCTGTCTGCTGTGTAATGAAGAGGCGGAAACTGAATATTTTTGGCTAAAAGAGGCTCTCATTTTCGAGAGCCTCTTTCTTATCAACGCACGAGGCAAATATAAAGCTGCAAGATTACACACTGTAAATCAGGACACAAATTTACTCAGCGGGCGTGCCCCAAACTTCCAGTTCACTTACGAAAATAAAATTCTCGTCGTATCCTGCTTTCTTCTTGTAGTTATCCGTAAAAACGAGCTTAACGAAGCGGATTTCTTCTCCGCCCGCTTGTATTGTTCTTCTGCCGGCCTGCTTAAAGCTGAATGTTTCAGAGGAGAGCTTACGAAGACTGCTCTTTGATTTGCCGGCATAAACATCCACATCTTTCGTTGAACCGAAATCCGGCGCGCCGAAAATAATTTTGTCCACTTGGCAAACATCTTCAAGGTCAAGCAAAATGTGCTTGGGGAAATTTTCTGATTTACCCGATGCCATACATTCCCCCCTTTTGCCCCGCCAGCTTCCGTCTGTAAGGCCGGAGTTCCAGCCCCATGGGTTTGGATCTGAGCATTTCCAGCTTCCGTGAGGGGCGAGATTAACGCCCTCAGGCGGGATAAGCTCTTCGAGATTAGTGGTAAACGGCCCTGCAGGCAGTCCCGCAGCGTTCTCGAGATTGGGCTCGGCAGTTTTATGCCATGCAAAGCGTACCGCCTCGGGCTTTGAGACTTTTCCGCAGGATACGATCACCTCATCACCATCTATAACCGCCTCTGCCTTATGGAAATGTCCGTCTTTGCCGGCCATCTCGAAGTGAGTAAGCGGTTTGCCGTTGCGGGATTTCAGTTTGCCGTAGGTATGGGTAAAGCTTAAAACGGCCTTGCCGTTCTCTACTTCCATTGACTCATAGCTCGGGCTGTAAGGCTGCACTTCTTCAAAGCCGTAGTCTCTGCGGAGAGCGAGGCCTGCGAGCCTCTGGCCTACAGGTCTTTTCTGAGGGGGATGTATATCGTTTATCGTTGTAAAATCGTTGACAATCACCATTGCAGTGTTATCCGTGATTTCCTGAGCGTATTCCTGCCCCGCCTGCAGGCGAGGAAGCATTGAAGGATCTTCGCTGCCGTATTTGAATGGAGCAATCTGAACGTAATAGAAAGGGAGGGTATAATCATCCCAGACCTCCCGCCAGCCTTCTACAAGGGCCTTCTTTTTCCAAGCATAAAGCATTCCGTCTCTGCGGTTTGCCTCGCCCTGATACCAGATAAAGCCTTTTATCGCAAGCCCTTCTATTGGGTGAATCATTGCGTTGTAGGTTCCAATCTCGCCTTTATGCCCAACATCCGGCATCTCGGGGAACACCGGCCCGGGCGAAACGAACCCGCCTTCTGCGAGCGTTTCTTCAGCGCTTCTCAGCCAAGTTTTACGTTTGGCGAGGTAATTCTGCATTCTTTCTTTATATTCAGCAGTTCCGGGCGTACCTTCTTTTATGAACTTTTCGAGCATTGACAGCCTGTCTATTCCTTCGTATCCGCAAAGCGGAGTCCAAGGCTCTATGCGTGAACCGCCCCATGCGGAGTGTATAAGTCCTATCGGAACGTTGAGCTGTTCGTAAAGTTTTTTGCCGAAGAAATAGCCGGCTGCGCTGAAATTAGCTGTTCTGGGATCAGAAGATACCGCCTTGAACCATTCAGCTTCCACGTCTTCCTGAGCCGTTCGGGAGGCTCGGTGCGGGATATGGAACATCTTCACCCTCGGAAGGTCGATCTTTTTGGCGAGGTTGTATTTATCGGGATAGCTGTTGGAGCTTGTGTCCATATTGGACTGCCCCGAGCACACCCAAACCTCGCCGCAGGAGACATTATTGACAGCCCTTTTATCGCTGGGAGTTTTGATTGTTAATGAATAGCCCTCACCGGCCTGCGGCGGGAGAAATCTGAACTCCCATCTGCCCTGCCGGTCAGCTTTTTTTACCATCTTTCCGGAAATCCAGCTGGAGCTGAATTCAACCTCACTGGCTTTATCACAAGTTCCCCAAATAACATTCTCCTTGCCGCGCTGGAGAATCATACCATCTGAAAACACCGCAGGCAGCCAGATATCGGAGAACGCTGCGGAAACACAAATAAAGAAAAATAATACAAAAATTTTGCCTGTCTTCATAAAAGCCTCCGAATTTTAATTAATTTCAGTTCTTTTGATAATATAATAATCCTCAGCACAAAAGGAAAGTTAAAAATCAGCGGGCTTACTGAAAATTACAACTCCTCTAATACTTTTGCTAACATTATACTAATTTTTCGCTCACTTTATTTTAATATTTTCTTAGTAAAATTTAATTTTATATATGTATCTTTTGCATAAAATAGCTTTCGAAAAATAATACAAGCAGGAAAATGCCCGGCATTAAATACAGTGATTCTTTTCAGAGCGTGTAAGAGAGCTTTTAAGTCATAATCCTGCTTCTTTTATGATTCTTTTGGGATAAACGTGCAGAATAAAAAGAAAAACAAAAATGAATTCGACCTGCCCCTGCTTCTCACGCCCGGGCAGGACATCGCAGGCTATGCCGGAAGGCATATAGGCAGAGCCGTTCTTTTCTGCATCACGGCTTTTTCTGTGATCGCTGTTCTTCTAATCCTGTTTTTCGTAATGAAACAGGCTTGGCCTTTCATTGCCAGCGGGAAGTGGACAGAATTCCTTTCAAGCGATCAGTGGTATCCGCAGGCCGAAGATGCGGAGTTCGGCGCTCTTGCTATTGTTACCGGCTCGTTCTACGTAACGCTGATTGCAATGCTTATAGCCTCACCTATCGGGCTTTTGAGCGCAGTTTTTCTAAGCGATATGGCGCCGTTCCGGCTCCGCCAGATAGTAAAACCTGTTATTGAAATTCTTGCTGCAATCCCCTCAGTTGCCTACGGCTTCTTTGCAGTTCTTGTGCTGGCCCCTTGGCTGCAGGATCATTTCGGTTTCTCTACAGGCACAAACGCCCTCAATGCGGGAATCATACTGGCTGTTATGGCTCTGC
This window of the Sedimentisphaera salicampi genome carries:
- a CDS encoding PEP-CTERM sorting domain-containing protein (PEP-CTERM proteins occur, often in large numbers, in the proteomes of bacteria that also encode an exosortase, a predicted intramembrane cysteine proteinase. The presence of a PEP-CTERM domain at a protein's C-terminus predicts cleavage within the sorting domain, followed by covalent anchoring to some some component of the (usually Gram-negative) cell surface. Many PEP-CTERM proteins exhibit an unusual sequence composition that includes large numbers of potential glycosylation sites. Expression of one such protein has been shown restore the ability of a bacterium to form floc, a type of biofilm.) — protein: MYGRLLPAVILALLTAASACFAGYSDTGGVSQSIDGSSGQIDWENINSSGSVYIGYYGFSGTSSATIDSGSSVDVEGLYIGYDSDNEGTLTLSGQGTEWNSGYNDDAIGGLGKGTLNVLDGAAYTSLTSTIIGNSNQGTVVVDNATFEIDSYLYLNKYSSDADNSSLTVTGGGTASAQGLIDIRYNSAALNVEDGSMYANEIFVNSSAVININIGLKGSLELGSASSTQTISDFLANGFTGGGSYDLKIWNDGSYADYSSLTENADYKVEDGVLFVPEPATFSLLFLGGAGLIRRR
- a CDS encoding ABC transporter substrate binding protein, with the protein product MKYCSQDNSCFPLDCRRLVVLIAILCFSTSAISNSENAGSYQIPKSNVLMLNSYHKGNLWEDRITEAVEEQFREYPQIKLHIEYLDAKRHPLPETEQAFIALFREKFKSRKLDLVIAADNNALEFTVRRRKELFPQTPIVFCGINDYSEDMLDNPDWYTGVDDINDPLASIELIKKLNPNLKSVAVVGDGTKTGIGAVNNVHKALNGKVRDVEIRYLTGLNMDEFTKELSALSPETDAALLTLVNRTPDGEYYTYKESAGILAEASPAPIFCMNKVNIGSGVVGGKVGSGSGEGKLAGELALKVLSGKAPSEIPVVRESEEVILDYAALERFGFEDSPALENYQIINKPYNWAERHKGKIILVMAVIAAQALVILVLILKLLKREKAKVEEAKYNQLKTVMDGLPDMVALIKPDMTIEYCNKAAAKIVGRNAEETIGKKCFSLLCRDEPCGQCAFHEAVEKKKPVSAVRYIAPLNVWVSEASVPILNSSGEIEKILQRLEDITELKEYEKQIELNNERYRQLSMHSKTFAWEIDPEGLYTFVSDISKEVIGYAPEELVGKKHFYDLWPEDEKARLMSSAFEIIRKKESFRDFQDKTITKNGQEIWLSTSGFPVLSDSGELLGYRGTDKDITESMNSRLALKNQAYLLSAAESSTVLLLEENELDKAAPKALELIGKAANQDRTYIFECHKDSETGKMLTSQRYEWTKAEVGSQLSNPDLQNIPLEENIPRWYENLTQGRIIAGNVKDFPVNEQELLRPQKIISLIVVPIKIKNEFWGFVGFDNCRFEQEWSEAERSILSSLAGSFGAAVNRTKIEQKLKDSLRHSEKLNEVLGQQVESANRLTIAAEAANVAKARFLASMSHELRTPLNAIIGMGQVIDDDQLDEKKREGVQLIVKSGRKLTNLINDILEYSKAEAKGLEVQENEFSLREFMGGIYEMAAERAWQKQISADMSIDEQLPDKMLGDTQLLRQVLANLTGNAVKFTHEGGVKIKAALEEINGHQARVKFTVEDTGIGIPKGRLEELFDKFTQADASDSRKYEGTGLGLALSKELVELMGGQIEAESEEGKGSVFWFTVKLKIPQE